One Carassius gibelio isolate Cgi1373 ecotype wild population from Czech Republic chromosome A20, carGib1.2-hapl.c, whole genome shotgun sequence DNA segment encodes these proteins:
- the LOC127938439 gene encoding sodium-dependent multivitamin transporter: protein MGDVVLMHFSTVDYVIFVVLLVASAGIGLYYAFSGGCQRTTQEFLLADRSMRCLPVSLSLLATFQSAVAILGAPSEIYTHGTQYWFLGCSYFLGLLIPAHIFIPVFYRLHLSSTYQYLELRFSKSVRICGTVTFIFQMVIYMGVVLYAPALALNAVTGFDLWGAVLAMGLVCTFYTALGGLKAVIWTDVFQTIVMFAGQLAVIIVGTHQAGGIAEVWKKAQNGSRISGLDLNPDPLERHTFWTLGVGGVFLMLALYGVNQAQVQRYLCSRTEKEAIMSCYAVFPCQQIVLSMGCLMGLVMYARYGEESPLDKGYVKSNDQMVLYFVMDVLQDLPGLPGLFVACLFSGALSTISSAFNSLATVTMEDLIKPHVSPMTEARATLLSKMLALGYGLVCLAMAYIASLMGSVLQAALSIFGMVGGPLLGLFCLGMFFPWANSTGALVGLLSGLVMAFWIGIGSFLSRMSASAPPLINATIIPDVGNMTTAIMTTLITSKPRPSGVQALYSLSYMWYSAHNSATVVVVGLLVSFLTGPSKEKDLNPGTIYPVLGNLLFFLPQRYKEKLCCVTPLDDKSKVMDQQPYQMAQKESNGIAGTKEEDQLREEEGEQKSAQPTCNLAHTLQETAL from the exons ATGGGGGACGTAGTCCTAATGCACTTCAGCACAGTGGATTATGTGATTTTCGTCGTGCTGCTAGTAGCCTCTGCAGGAATCGGCCTTTACTATGCCTTCTCAGGGGGTTGTCAGAGGACCACACAGGAGTTCCTGCTGGCCGACCGCAGCATGCGCTGCCTTCCAGTGTCCCTTTCGCTGTTGGCCACCTTTCAATCAGCAGTGGCCATCCTGGGTGCCCCATCTGAGATTTACACACATGGCACGCAGTACTGGTTCCTGGGTTGCTCCTATTTCCTTGGCCTGCTCATCCCTGCGCACATTTTCATACCTGTTTTCTATCGGCTCCACCTCAGCAGCACATATCAG TACTTGGAGCTTCGTTTTAGTAAAAGTGTTCGGATATGTGGCACTGTGACCTTCATCTTTCAGATG GTGATCTATATGGGAGTTGTCCTGTATGCTCCAGCACTTGCACTTAATGCAG TAACCGGGTTTGACCTTTGGGGGGCTGTGCTGGCCATGGGATTGGTGTGCACGTTTTATACAGCTTTG GGCGGTCTGAAAGCAGTGATCTGGACAGATGTGTTCCAGACAATCGTGATGTTTGCGGGGCAGCTGGCAGTGATTATAGTGGGTACCCATCAGGCAGGTGGCATCGCTGAAGTATGGAAGAAAGCACAAAACGGCAGCCGTATCTCAGGCCTTGA CCTGAACCCTGACCCTTTGGAGAGGCACACATTCTGGACTCTGGGAGTCGGGGGGGTTTTCCTCATGCTAGCCCTGTATGGAGTGAATCAGGCTCAGGTCCAGAGATACCTTTGCTCCCGCACAGAAAAAGAGGCCATCAT GTCCTGTTATGCAGTATTCCCATGCCAGCAGATTGTGCTCTCAATGGGCTGTTTAATGGGTTTGGTTATGTACGCCCGATATGGGGAGGAGAGCCCACTGGATAAGGGCTACGTCAAAAGTAACGACCAG ATGGTGCTGTACTTTGTAATGGATGTGTTGCAAGATCTTCCTGGTTTGCCAGGACTTTTTGTTGCCTGCCTGTTCAGTGGCGCTCTTAG CACTATCTCATCTGCCTTCAACTCCCTGGCAACAGTTACCATGGAGGACCTGATCAAACCTCACGTGTCACCCATGACAGAGGCCCGTGCCACCTTGTTATCGAAAATGTTGG CACTTGGCTATGGTCTTGTGTGTCTGGCTATGGCATACATCGCCTCTTTAATGGGTTCTGTGTTGCAG GCAGCACTCAGTATATTTGGGATGGTGGGGGGACCTCTTCTTGGTCTTTTCTGTCTCGGGATGTTTTTCCCTTGGGCCAATTCCACT GGTGCTCTTGTTGGGCTGTTATCGGGGCTGGTCATGGCTTTCTGGATCGGTATCGGAAGCTTTCTTTCACGAATGTCTGCATCTGCGCCACCTTTGATAAATGCCACCATCATACCTGATGTAGGAAACATGACCACAGCTATCATGACGACGCTCATCACATCTAAACCCAG GCCTTCTGGAGTTCAGGCTCTGTACTCTTTATCATACATGTGGTACAGTGCTCATAATTCTGCCACAGTTGTGGTGGTTGGACTACTGGTCAGCTTTCTGACGG GGCCTTCGAAGGAGAAAGATTTAAACCCAGGCACGATTTACCCTGTGCTTGGCAATTTGCTGTTCTTTCTGCCCCAACGCTACAAGGAGAAACTGTGCTGTGTTACCCCACTGGATGACAAG TCTAAAGTCATGGACCAACAGCCTTACCAGATGGCCCAGAAAGAGAGCAATGGCATTGCCGGCACTAAAGAGGAAGACCAGCTCAGGGAAGAGGAAGGAGAACAGAAATCCGCCCAGCCTACTTGCAACCTGGCCCATACGTTGCAGGAAACAGCCTTGTGA
- the rpl7l1 gene encoding 60S ribosomal protein L7-like 1: protein MAESGDEKVIKLVPENLLKKRKAYLAIKATQAKLALQQKRKVQKGVPLKFKRLEEYLKNSKRKSRDETRLTRLKHRPPPPMPPKKNSLVFAVRIREIKGVSHKVIRAIQMLRLRKIFSGTFLKVSKASIKMLKTVEPYVAWGYPNLKSVRELVLKRGLARVDKRKIPLTDNTLIEQHLGQHGVICLEDLIHEIYSAGKNFRFVNNFLYPFRLSVPRHAARDKVGLLKDIGEPGPRAEDINTVIRKLN from the exons ATGGCAGAATCAGG AGATGAAAAAGTTATCAAGCTTGTTCCTGAAAACCTCCTCAAGAAACGGAAGGCATATCTTGCTATCAAAGCTACTCAAGCCAAACTTGCATTACAGCAGAAGAGAAAA GTTCAAAAAGGAGTTCCCTTAAAGTTTAAGCGATTGGAGGAGTATTTAAAAAACAGCAAGAGGAAGAGTCGAGATGAGACCCGACTCACCAGACTCAAACACAGACCTCCACCGCCCATGCCACCAAAAAAGAACAGTCTTGTGTTCGCAGTCCGCATCAGAGA gATCAAAGGTGTAAGCCACAAAGTGATCAGGGCCATTCAGATGCTTAGACTAAGGAAGATCTTCAGTGGCACTTTTCTGAAAGTCAGCAAGGCTTCTATAAAAATGCTTAAGACTGTGGAACCCTATGTTGCTTGGGG TTATCCCAACTTGAAATCAGTCCGTGAGCTCGTATTGAAAAGAGGTCTGGCAAGAGTTGATAAGAGAAAGATTCCTCTGACTGACAATACACTCATTGAACAGCATCTCG GACAACATGGGGTCATCTGTTTGGAGGACCTTATCCATGAGATTTATTCTGCTGGAAAGAACTTCAGGTTTGTCAACAACTTCCTGTATCCGTTCCGTTTATCAGTACCACGACATGCTGCTAGAGACAAAGTTGGACTTCTGAAAGATATTGGTGAACCTGGACCCAGAGCTGAGGacataaacacagtcatcaggaaACTCAACTGA